The Streptomyces sp. HUAS MG91 sequence CGGGCTGCTCGCGCTGTGGACGCTGGCGCTGACCCTGCCCTCCCTCGCGCCGAACCTGCTCACGCTCTGCGTGGCCCTGTTCGTCTACGGGGCGACGGCCGGCATGTCGGACGTGGCGATGAACGCCCTCGGCGTGGAGGTCGAGACCCGGCTGGACAAGTCGATCATGTCGGGGCTGCACGGCATGTGGAGCGCGGGCGCCCTGATCGGTTCGGCGGGCGGCACCCTCGCCGCGCACCTGGGCGCGGACGCCCGGCTGCACCACGTGCTCGCCGCCGGGGTGCTGACCGTCGCCGGGTTCGTCGCCTGCCGGTGGGTGCTCGATCTGCGGCCGACGGAGGACGAGGAGCCGCCGCCGCGCTTCGCGCTGCCGCCGAAGTCCGCCCTGCTGATCGGCGCGGTCGGGTTCTGCGCGGTCTTCGCCGAGGGCGCGAGCCTGGACTGGTCGGCGGTCTATCTGAAGGACGTGCTCGACACGTCGGCGGGGCTCGCGGCCGCCTGCACCACGGGCTTCACCCTGACCATGGCGATCGCGCGGATCGCGGGCGACCGGGTCGTGGACCGGTTCGGGGCGGTGCGCACCGTGCGGATCAGCGGAATCGGCGCGGCGTTCGGCGCCCTGATGGTGGTCGTCGCGCCGAACCCGGTCGTCGCCATGGCCGGATTCGGGCTGCTCGGCCTCGGCATCGCGGTGGTCGTGCCGCTCGCCTTCGCGGCGGCCGGGCGCAGCGGGCCGAACCCGAGCCAGGCCATCGCCGGTGTCGCCACGATCACGTACACCTCGGGGCTCGTCGCGCCGTCCGCGATCGGCACGATCGCCGAGACGACGAGCCTGGTGGTGTCGTTCGGTGTGGTCACCGTGCTGGCCTGCGGGCTCGTGGTGTTCGCGGGGGTGCTGCGCGCCGGTGACCGGACCCGGGCGAAGGTGCCGGAGCAGGTCAGTCCCGCGGCAGCAGATCCTGTGCGCAAGTCCTGAACCGGTCGCTCCAGCGGGTGGGGCGCAGCGTCCCCGGGTCGAGCCGGACCAGGACGCGCGTCCCGCGCGCGTAGGTGGTCGCGCCGTCGGCCGAGCAGAAGCGGAAGCCGTAGGTCAGGCCGGTGTTGCCGAGCCGCTCGATCCACAGGTGCACGGCGTACGCGCCCGGGCGCAGGACCGGGGCCTCGTAGCTGACGGTGAGTTCCTTGACCGCGTTGCAGAAGTCGCCGGCCGCGTCCCAGTCGCCCTCGAAGACGAGGCCGCGCTCGTTCCACAGGGTCGTCCAGGCGCGCTCGACGAGGACCGGGTAGCGGGCGTTGTGCAGCATGCCGAGTGCGTCGAGGTCGTCGAAGTGGACCTGGACGGGGACGAGGCGGCCGGTGCTGCCGGGCTGGAGGTCGGGGGCGACGGCGGTCACGGATGGGGCTCCTGGTGCGGTGCGGGTGGGAGCGTCATCGTACGGCGACGAGCTAAGCAAACGCTCAGCAGACTGGCGTGACCTGCGCCTCAGCCGCCCTCGGGCCGTGCGGCGGGCACGACGAGAACGCGTACTTACGTCGCACTAACATGAGGCCGATCGTTTCAGGCCACAGAAAGCAGAGTGCGCACATGGACCTCGGCGTCCGCTGGAAACTGCACGGGGACGGCAAGGTCCCGGCCCCGGGTGCCGTCGTCCGGCCCGACGAGCGGCTCTCCTGGCCGCGCACGATCGGGCTCGGCGCCCAGCACGTGGTCGCGATGTTCGGCGCGTCTTTCGTGGCCCCGGTCCTGATGGGTCTCGACCCGAACCTCGCGATCATGATGTCCGGTGTCGCGACGGTCATCTTCCTGCTGGCCACGCGCGGCCGGGTGCCCAGCTATCTGGGCTGTTCGCTCTCCTTCGTCGGCGTCGCCGCCGTCATCCGGGCCTCGGGCGGCTCCAGCGCCACGGTCACCGGCGCGGTCTTCGTCGTGGGCGTGCTGGTCTTCTTCGTCGGTCTGGCGGTGCAGAAGTTCGGGGCGCGGATCATCCACGCCGCGATGCCGCCGATCGTGACCGGCGCGGCCGTCATGCTGATCGGCTTCAACCTGGCCCCGGTCACGGCCTCCACGTACTGGCCGACCGACCAGTGGACGGCGCTGCTCGTGATGCTGTTCACCGGTTTGGCCGTGGTGTGCCTGCGCGGGTTCTGGTCCCGGATCGCGATCTTCCTCGGCCTGATCTTCGGTTACGTGCTCTCGTGGCTGCTCGACGAGATCTTCGGCAAGATCCACTCGACCAACGGCGGCGCCCAGGCCGTGGACCACTGGCGCCTGGACCTGTCCGGCGTGGGCAAGGCCGACTGGATCGGACTGCCCTCCTTCCACGCCCCGTCGTTCGAGTGGTCGGCGATCCTCGTCGCGCTGCCGGTGATCATCGCGCTGATCGCGGAGAACGCCGGGCACGTGAAGGCCGTCGGCGAGATGACCGGCGACAACCTCGACGGCAAGCTGGGCACCGCGATCTCCGCCGACGGCGTCGCGTCGATGCTCTCCACCGCCGTGGGCGGCCCGCCCAACACCACGTACTCCGAGAACATCGGCGTGATGGCCGCGACCCGCGTCTACTCCACGGCGGCCTACTGGGCGGCGGCCGGCTTCGCGCTGCTCTTCGGCCTGTGCCCGAAGTTCGGCGCGATCGTGGCCGCGATCCCGGGCGGCGTGCTGGGCGGCATCACCGTCATCCTCTACGGCATGATCGGCCTGCTCGGCGCGCAGATCTGGATCAACGCCAAGGTCGATCTGCGCAACCCGCTGAATCTGGTGCCGGCCGCCGCGGGCATCATCATCGGCGTCGGCAACGTCTCCCTGAAGTTCACCGACAACTTCTCGCTGAGCGGCATCGCCCTCGGCACGATCGTGGTCATCACCGGCTATCACGCGCTGCGCGCGATGGCCCCCGCGCACCTCAAGCAGCAGGAGCCGCTGCTCGACCAGGGCACGTCCACGTACGACGAGAAGACCGCCGACGGGCGGTAGGGCGACACGGCGGCTCGGGCAGCCGCACTCTCGTAGGCACAGCCGGGCGTGAACCCGCCCGGCTTTCCTCTGCCGCCGTCCGAATCCCCGGCCTCCCGGCGGCCGTTCCCTCGTTTCGGGGAAGCCCCGGGCCAGCCGACGCCCGGGTCGGCCGAGGGCTGGGACGCTTCGTGCATGGCGCAGTTGGAACGCATCACAGGGGCGCGCATCCCGGCCCAAGGAGTCGATTCGGTGATCGCACGGATGCGGGCGGTCGCCGCGCATCTGCCGCCGCAGGACGGCGTGGCGGTCTTCAACCGAATCTATCTGTCCGTCACGGAAGCCGTGGATCACGCCATCGACCAGGGTGCACACGGAGGGTTTCCGGACCGTGGGGCGGCGGTCGCGCTGGACGTCCGGTTCGCCGAGCGGTATCTGACGGCGGTCGACGCGGCGGCGGTCGAGGTGCGGCCCCCGGCCTGCTGGCGGCCGCTGTTGCAGTTCCGCAGCCATCCCGGAGTGCGCCCCCTGCAGTTCGCGCTCGCGGGCATCAACGCGCACATCGGCCACGATCTCGCCCTGGCCGTCGTGGACACCTGCCGCGCGCTCGATTGCGAACCGGCCGCCCTGGAGGACGAGTTCGACCGCGTCGGCGATGTCCTCGTCTCGCTGGAGGAGCGCATCCGCGAGGAACTGATGCCGGGCCCCGATCTCCTCCAGATCGCCGATCCGCTCACCCACCTGCTCGGCTCCTGGAGCCTGGAGCGGGCCCGCGACGGGGCGTGGGCGGCGGCCCGCGCCCTGTGGGCCCTGCGTGAACTGCCCGCGCTCCACACCGAGTTCGCCCAGCGCCTGGACGCGTCGGCGGGCCTGGTCGGCCGCATGCTGCTCACCCCGCTGCCCGCCTTCCCCGGCTGAAACCGGCCGTTCCGGATCCGGAACTCCGCTGCCGCGCCCATACGTTGACGACACGAAACCGTTGTATCGCACACGTACGCGACGAAGGAGACCTGTATGACGACCCGACTCGGACTCGGACTCCCGCAGATGAGGCAGTACGCCATCGGCCGCGACATCCCCGACGTGGCGCGCGCCGCCGAGGCGACCGGTTACGAGAGCCTGTGGGTCTTCGAGCGGATCCTCTATCCCGAGCCCGCCCGGCAGGGGCTGTACGGGATACCCGGGATGCCGTGGCCCGACGGATACCGCTCGGTCGCCGACCCGCTGGTCTCGCTCACGCTCGCCGCGGCGGCCACCTCCACCGCGCGCCTCGGCACCAGTGTGCTGGTGGCGCCGCTGCACGTGCCGTTCCAGCTGGCGCGGTCGCTGGCCTCGCTGGACGCGGCGAGCGGGGGCCGGGTGGTGGCGGGGCTCGGCACGGGCTGGTCGCACGACGAGTACGCGGCGGCGGGCGTGGCGCCCTTCGAGCGGCGCGGCCGGGTCCTCGACGAGCTGATCGAGGTGTGCCGTGCGGTGTGGGGTCCGGACCCGGTCGCGTACGAGGGCGAGCTGACGACGATCGCCCCGTCTGTGGTCGGCCCCAAGCCGGTCCGGCCGGTGCCGATCCTGCTCCCGGCGAGCAGCCCGAAGGCACGGCGCCGGCTCGTCGACCGGGCGGACGGCTGGATGCCGGTGGGGATGGGGGCCGAGCCGCTGAAGCGGCAGTGGGCGCAGTTGCGGGAGCTGGCCGAGGAGCGCGGTCGTACGGAGCCGCTGCAGAGCGTGCTGCGGGTGAACACGGTGCGCACGCGCGAGCCGTACACGGGGGACGACCGCCGCCCGTTCCAGGGCAGCGTCGACCAGATCGTCGAGGACCTGGTGGCGCACGACGAGGTGGGCCTGGACGAGATCCTGATCGACCTCCAGGGTCCGCTGCGCGACGCCGAGGAGCTGAAGGACGTGGCGGCGGAGGTCTACGAGAAGGCGCGGGCCGCGGGCGTCTGACCGTTTCCACAGGTCAAGGGCGGCCGTGTCACGAAACGGTGCCGGTGGGCCGGACGGGGATCCGAGGAAAACCCGTTCCACCACCGCCTTCCCGTGTCGCGTGTAACAGACATGTATGGGGAAGGTGGAGGGTGGAACGGGCCGCGCGGCCGGTGAGTCTTGATGATCAGTGAGCCGCTCACGCCGGGCGGCCGTCACCGACCACGAAGGAAGCCACGATGCGCGCCCAGAAGTTCGCCCTCGCCGCCGTCGCCCTGACCGCCGGCCTCGCCCTCACCGCCTGCCAGGACGACGGTGACGCGGCGTCGGCCTCGAACGACTCCGCCGCCGCCTCCTCGTCGTCCTCGGCTTCTACGTCCTCGTCCGCCGGGTCCTCGTCGTCCTCGTCGGCCTCCTCGTCCGGGACGTCCTCGGCGGGAGGCTCGACGTCCGCCACGGGGAGCGGCTCGTCGGACGACGACGCCCCGGGCAGCGGCGGGGGCCAGATCAACACCGGGCCCTGCAGGACCGCGAACCTCAGCTTCAGCACCGCGCACGGCATGGGTGAGGGCGACTTCATGGTCGCCATGAAGAACACCAGTGACGCCTGCTACCTCAAGGGCTTCCCCGGCGTCGACCTCAAGGCGGGCAACGGCGGGGGCAGCATCAGCGCCGGACGCACCGGCGTCGCCCCGGTCTCGGTCGTCCTCAAGAACGGCGAGGAGACCCGCTTCCACCTGCACTACACGCCCAACAACACGGGCGGCTCCGGCGTGACGATCACCAGCCTCGTGGTGACGCCCCCGAACGAGACCCATTCCAGGACGCTTCCCGTCTCCCTGAACCTGCCGGCCTCCGACAAGCCCTCGGGCGGTGTCACCGTGGACCCCGTCGGCACCGGCAAGCAGTGAACCGGCCCGTCACGCCGAGGTCTTGCCGCCGTCTCCCGCGGCCGGTGCCAGCAGGCCCCGCTCGGTGACCGCGGTGAGCGAGAGGGTGCGGTACCCGGCGTCGGAGAACAGCACCGTGACGTGGTCCCCCTCCTGGCTCATGACCTCGCCCTCCCCCCAGGACGTGTGCCGCACCCGCTGTCCCGGGAGGAACACGTCGTCGTGCGGTTCGTCCTGGCGGGGCGTCGTGCCTCCGGTGCCGGCCAGCACGCCGGGTCGCGGCCCGCGGGCAGCGGATCCCGGACGGGCGGGGACGCACACGTCGCAGCTCCCGCAGTTCCGCTTCCGGGGCCGTTCGCCGAAGTAGCCCAGCAGATGACGCCGGCGGCAGCCGTCGGTCTCCGCGTACGACCGCATCATCTCGAGCCGCGACCGCTCCAGCCGGACGCGGGCGCCCGCGATGCGCAGCGCCTCCTCGGCGCACGTGTCGCGCCGGGCGCGCGGGACCGCGTGGACGACGCCCTTCGCGGCGAACCGGATGCCGCCCGCCTCCTCCAGGAGGTGCAGCAGTGAGGTCAGCGCCGTCTGGGACAGGTCCGTCTCCTCGCGCAGGACCGTGCCGGAGACACCGTCCTTGTGGGCGCGCACCGCGTCCATCAGCCGCAGGAGCGTGTCCGCCTCGGGCCGGCCGCCCGCGCGATAGCGCTGGGCGGAGAGGTCCTCGGGCCGGTACGCGAGGATCGCGGCCGCCGGATCGCCGTCGCGGCCCGCGCGGCCTATCTCCTGGTAGTAGGCGTCCAGTGAGCCGGGCACGGTGGCGTGCAGCACAAAACGGATATCCGCTTTGTCGATTCCCATTCCGAAGGCCGACGTGGCGACGACGACGTCGAGCGTGCCGTCGCTGAATTTCTCGTGAGTGCCCGTGCGTTCAGCACGGGAAAGTCCGGCGTGATAGGCGGCGCTGTCGAATCCAAGATCGGACAGTTCCGCGGCGTACTGCTCGGCCTCCCGGCGCGTGCCGGTGTAGATGATTCCGGGTTTCGCCTCGGCGGACGCGCGTTCCACGACCCAGCGGCGCTTTTCCGCGTCCTTTTGGTGCCGGACGACTTCCAAGTGAAGGTTGGGGCGGTCGAAACCGGCGATCACCTGATGGACCTCGCGCATTCCGAGGCGTTCGATGATGTCGGTGCGCACCGGTGCCGCCGCGCTCGCGGTCAGGGCCAGCAGGGGTGGCCGGCCGATCCGCTCGCGCACGTCCCCGAGAGCGAGGTAGTCGGGCCGGAAGTCGTAACCCCACGTCGACACGCAGTGGGCCTCGTCGACCGCCAGCAGCGCCGGGCGCGCCGCGGCGATCCCGGCGACGACCTCGTCCTTGGCCAGTTGCTCGGGCGAGACGAACAGGAAGTCCAGGTCGCCCTCGCGCATCCGCTCCCAGGCGTCCTCGTTGGCCCGGTCGCCCTGCGCCGAGTTGATGGCCCGCGCACCGGGGCGCCCGCGCGCCCCGGTGAGTGCGGCCACCTGATCGCGCTGGAGCGCGATCAGCGGTGAGACGACCACGACCGGCCCGCTCAAGAGGACGCCGGGCACCTGGTAGACGGCGGACTTCCCGGCGCCCGTCGGCATCACGACCATGGTGTCCCGACCCGACAGGACGGCGCTCATCGCGTCGAGCTGTGCCGGTCTCAGCTGTTTCCAGCCGAACACGTCACGGGCACCGCGCCGAAGGCGCCGCCGGAGGGTCATGGTCTTGAGCGGCATGGTTCTCCAGAGAGAGAAGGGCGGCCGGGCCGCGATCACGACTGGAGACTAGAAGTAATGCTTTCGCCCGCCGACGGCCCGACCGGTGGCACCGAGAATCCACAGGATCGCGCCGACCAGGATCAGGATTCCACCTATGGTCGTCAGGAGGCCCATGCCCACGAGCAGCCCGATGATCAGCAGGATCAGTCCGATAACAATCATCACGATTCCATTCGTCGAGTCGTTTTCTACGAGCTTTCTCCGCGTACCCCGGCCGACACCGCATATGCGGCCACGGAAGAGAATTAAAGGGAGGGGCGAGTGCGGAGGGAAAAGGCCGCCGAAAACACGTCCGTCACCGCCTTTATCACTCTCACCCACCGCCTCTCTCGCTCGTATCGATGTCTTCCGCAGGCACGGTTGCCCCACAACCACCCGCGCACGCCTGCAACTTTCATGAGATCTCGACGGATGCGCGCAGGACGTGGTGCCCGCGGTGACGCGAGTGACCCGAGGAACGACTCCTAGTCCTCCGGCAGTTCGACCGGAGCGATCGACTCGTACAGGTCACCCGGTCCCGGGTTGGCCGCGTCGGTCTCCCCGCCCAGGTGGTGCATGACGCCCCACACGGCGTTCAGCGCGGTCTGCACCGCCCCCTCGGCCCAGCCGGCCGTCCAGGAGATGTCGTCACCGGCGAGGAAGAGCCCGCGCCGGTCGGCCGGCAGCGTGTCCTGCATGAAGTGGGTGAAGAGCCGGCGCTGGTAGCGGTAGTGGCCGGGCAGGTTCGCCTTGAACGCGCCCATGAAGTAGGGCTCGTTCTCCCAGGACACGGTCACCGGGTTGCCGATGATGTGCTTGCGGATGTCGACGTTCGGATAGATCTCGCCGAGCGACTTCAGCATCACTTCGAGCCGCTCGTTCGCGGACAGCGGCAGCCACTTGAGGCTGTCGTCGCACCACGTGTAGGAGAGGCAGATCACGGCCGGCCGGTCCGGCCCGTCGTCGAGCAGGTACGTGCCGCGCGTCATGCGGTCGGTGAGCGTCATCGACATGACGTCCCGGCCGGTCGTCTCGTCCTTGTCCAGCCAGAACGGCCGGTCCACGGGGACGAACAGCTTGCTGGACTCCATGTAGTGGGTGCGCTCGATGGCGGTCCAGTGGTCGATCGGGAAGAGCGCGTCGTCGCACGCCACCTTCGACAGCAGCATCCACGACTGGGCGGTGAAGATCGCGGCCTTGTACGTGCGGATGTCGCCCTCGGCGTCGGTCACGGTGACGCGGTTGCCCGCGGTGCGCGACAGCCGGGTCACGGCGGGACGCGGCTCGCCCTCGGGGTGCAGTGCGGCGAGGGACGTGCCCGGCGCCCAGTGCACGAGCTTCTGCGGCTCGCGCTCCCACAGCCGCAGCGGCAGCTGCTGCGAGCCGCCGACGATGCCGCGGTGGTGGTCGTCGGCCTCGGTGTAGACGACGCGCAGGATCTCCAGGATCGAGTTCGGGAAGTCGGTGTCCCAGCCGCCGGTGCCGAAGCCGACCTGGCCGAAGATCTCCCGGTGCCGGAACGACTTGAACGCCTCCGACTCGCACAGGAACCCGTAGAACGTCTGGTTGTCGAGCTTCTCGACGAGCTTCGCCCAGATCTCCCGGATGCGCGGCACGTCCCGCTCGCGCATCGCCTGGTTCATGTCGGAGAAGTCGGCGCCCTCGTCCAGGCAGGCGTTCCACGCGGCGGCGACATCGCGGTAGACCTGCGGCAGGTCGTCAATGGTCTCGGCGTAGTGGCTCTCGCCCTTGAGGTCGACGACGGTCGACGGAGTCGTCTCGGCGAGCGGGTTCGGGAACGGCCGGGTCTCCAGGCCCACGAGGTCGATGTAGTGCTGGAGCGCCGTCGAGGACGGCGGGAAGCGCATCGCGCCCATCTCGGCGGTCAGTGCCGGGTCACAGCCGTCGAACCCCACGGTCCGCAGCCGCCCGCCGATCCGGTCGGCCTCGTACACGACGGGCTTGAGGCCCATCTTCATCAGCTCGTAGGCGGCGACGATGCCCGAGAGGCCGCCGCCGATGACGGCGACCTCGGTGCCGTGCTCGGTCGCCGGTATCTGGCCCAGACCCGCCGGGTGCGCGAGGAAGTCGTCGTACGCGTACGGGAAATCCGGTCCGAACATGGTGATCGGCGGCTGGGCGTCGGTGTGCTGGACGGCGGTGGGCACCGTGGACGTCATGGGGTGCGGACTCCTTGCGGACGCGGTTCAGGCAGGAGCGGGCCCGGCCTGGGCGAGCTGAGGGGTGCGGTCCGCGACAGATCGGCGGGCCTCGAAAACGGTACGTTTCCGCAGATCAGCGGGACAAGACGGGACTGTTGCGTCTCCGTGTGCGATCTGTTGCGTACGAGGCGCCGGAAACGGCGATTCATTGCGCGCCGGGCGGCCCGGACGGCGTTTCGCGTACGCGGGCCCCGCGCCGGGTCAGGCCGGTGCCCCCGACGTGAAGCGGCGCATCAGCGGGGACAGGACGAGCACGGACTTGGTGCGTTCCACGAACGGCTCCCCCGCGATCCGCTCCAGGACCCGCTCGAAGTGCCGCATGTCGGAGGCGAAGACCTGCACCAGCGCGTCCGCGTCCCCGGTGACGGTGGACGCGGCCACGATCTCCGGATACCGCTCCAGGCCCCGCCGGATCGCGTCCGGCGAGGTGTTGCGGCGGCAGTAGACCTCGATGAACCCCTCGGTCTCCCAGCCGAGCGCGGCCGGGTCGACCCGTACGGTGAAGCCGGTGATGGCGCCGGTGGCCCGCAGCCGGTCCACGCGGCGCTTCACGGCGGGCGCGGACAGGCCGACCAGCTGGCCGATGTCGGCGTAGGAGCGGCGGGCGTCCTCGGCGAGGGCGTGCACGATGCGTTCGTCGAGATCGTTCAGCAAGGCAGGAGGTTCACTTCTGGGCTGCGGGGTCAGCGGTGACTTCCGGGGCGGCGAGACGGGAGCGACGCATCCCGTAGCAGAAGTAGAACACGAGGCCGACGGCCATCCAGACACCGAAGACGATCCAGGTGATCGCGGACAGACTGCCCATCATCCACACGCAGAAGCCGAAGCCGAGGACCGGCAGGACCGGGAAGAGCGGCACCCGGAAGGTGCGGTTCATCTCGGGGCGGGTCCGGCGCAGCAGCACCACGGCGACGTTGACCAGGGCGAACGCGAAGAGCGTGCCGATGCTGGTGGCGTCGGCGAGCTGGCCCAGCGGGATCGCGGCGGCCAGCACCCCGCAGAACAGCGACACGATGACCGTGTTGGCGCGCGGCGCGCCGGTCTTCGGGTGGACCCGGGCGAAGGTCTTCGGCACCAGGCCGTCGCGGGCCATGGCGAACAGGATGCGGGTCTGGCCGTAGAGGACGGTCAGCACGACCGACGCGATCGCGATGACGGCGCCCGCGGCGAGCAGGGTCGCCCAGAACGACTGGCCGGTGACGTCCTGCATGATCCCGGCGAGGGTGGCCTCGGTGTCGTCGAACTGCTTCCAGGGCCGGGCGCCGACGGCGACCGCGGCGACGAGCACGTACAGCGCGGTGACGATGACCAGCGAGAGCATGATCGCGCGGGGCAGGTCGCGCTGGGCGTTCTTCGCCTCCTCGCCCGCGGTGGAGGCGGCGTCGAAGCCGATGTAGGAGAAGAAGAGCGTGGCGCCGGCCGCGCTGACCCCGGCCATGCCCAGCGGCATGAAGTCCGCGTAGTTGCCGGACTGGAAGCCCTTGAGGCCGATGGCGCAGAAGAGCAGCAGTGAGACGATCTTCACGACGACCATGATCGTGTTGGCGCGGGCGGACTCGCGGGCGCCGCCGAGCAGGAAGGCCATCGCGAGGAGCACGACGATGAGGGCCGGCAGGTTGAAGACGCCGCCGTCGCCGGGCGGCGCGGAGAGCGCGTCCGGGATGGTGACGCCGATCGTGCCGTCGAGCAGTTCGTTGAGGTACTCGCCCCAGCCGACGGCGACGGCGGCGACCGAGACCCCGTACTCCAGGATCAGACACCAGCCGCAGACCCAGGCGACCAGCTCGCCCATCGTTGCGTATGCGTACGAGTACGAGGAGCCCGCGACCGGGATGGTCCCGGCCAGTTCCGCGTAGGAGAGGGCCGAGAAGAGCGCGGTCAGGCCGGCGATCACGAAGGAGAGGGTGACCGCGGGTCCGGCCTTCGGGACCGCCTCGCCGAGGACGACGAAGATGCCGGTGCCGAGCGTGGCACCGATGCTGATCATGGTCAGCTGCCAGAGGCCGAGCGAGCGCCGCAGGGTGCCGCCCTCGCCCTGGCCGCCCTCCGCGACCAGGCGTTCCACGGGCTTGCGCCGCATGAGACGGGCGCCGAGCCCGGTGGGGGTTCCTGCTGCGGGTGGGGTTCCCTGGTCGAGCACGCGCTGGCTCCTTGATCGCTGCCGGTGGAGTCGGCCGTGACAACAAGGAGACGTGACGGTCCTCACCCTGGCCGGGGACCGCCGAGCAGGCCGTCCCCCGCCATGCCACGTACAGCGGATGACTCTAGAGGACGTCCGTTCCCGTCTGTAATGCAGCAACCTTGCGTGCACCCGCAAGATCGTTGCGCGTACTGTCGCCCTGCACGTGTTCGTTGCGTCGCCCGGCTTCTCCCGGGGCGCCCGATGTGTTCGACGCCACACGTCCTACGAGGGAGTGAAAGCTCCTGACCGGGGTATTCGGCATGGCCGCCCCTGCCGTTGCCCGGGAGATGACCTGACATGAACCCGGGCTTCGGCAGGGGCGGTTCGGGAAAGGCATCATGTGCTCGACGCACATGTGCCGGAGAAGCGATGTGAGAGAGGCTTGTGAGTACCAGCGACACCGACATCCGCACCCTGCTGCTCGAGGCACTGAGGAGCCAGGAGGACCAGATCGCCGTCCGCTGGACGACGCTCCAGCTGGAGCAGGCCGCACTCGGCGCGGACATGACCGAGGGCGAGCTGCGCGAGGAGGCCCGCACGCTCATCGACGCGCTCTCCGACGCGCTGGCCGGCGACATCCCGGTCGAGCGCGTGGTGACCGCGCACCACCACCTGCGCACGGCGGTCACCGAGCTGTCGCTGCGCCGGGTCCGCGCGGGTGCCACCCCCACCGACACCTCGCTCGCGGTGCTCTCCCTCAAGGAGGCGCTGCTGGCCGCCGTGCAGCACACCACGCGCGACATGGGCGAGCTGTACGCGGCGGCGATCCTGGTGAACCGGATGCTGGACGCGGCGGGCGCGCTCTCCTTCGAGACCTACGTCGAGGGCCGCGAGGAGATCATCCGGCGGCAGAGCCGACAGCTCCTCGAGCTGTCCACGCCGGTGGTGCGGCTGTGGAAGCGTGTGCTCGCGGTGCCGCTGATCGGCACCCTCGACACGGCGCGCACCCAGATCGTCATGGAGTCGCTGCTCCAGGCCATCCAGGACGACGAGGCGAAGGTCGCCATCATCGACATCACCGGGGTGCTGACCGTCGACACCGCGGTCGCCCAGCACCTCATGCACACGGTCAACGCGGTCCGGCTGATGGGCGCGGACTGTGTCATCAGCGGGATCCGGCCCCCCATCGCACAGACCATCGCCCAGTTGGGAATCGACCTGTCCACCATCCTGACCCGTGCCACCCTGGCCGACGCCCTGTCCGCCGCGATCAGCCTCACGGACCAGCCCGCCGTGGGCCCGGCCGTCGCCGAGTCGGCAGCACGGTGACCACCCCGCGCCCGCAGGGCGTTCCCATTCTCCGGCTGGGCGACGTCCTGGTGACGGGCCTGCTCAACGAGCTGGACGACAAGTCCGCTCTCCTGTTCACGGACGAACTGACCGAGCGGATCGTGTCGGACTCCGCCCGCGGGGTGCTCATCGACATCTCCCGTCTGGAGATCATCGACTCGTTCGTGGCCCGTACGCTCATGGAGCTGACCACGATGTCGCGACTGCTCGGCGCCCGGGTGATCGTCGCCGGGATGCGTCCCGCGGTCGCC is a genomic window containing:
- a CDS encoding MFS transporter, with the translated sequence MSEVIYGTRELKRARYAVATVFCVHGAVTGSFATRVPWIQEHAGVSAGQLGLALAFPAIGASVAMPLAGSISHRFGARTALRGLLALWTLALTLPSLAPNLLTLCVALFVYGATAGMSDVAMNALGVEVETRLDKSIMSGLHGMWSAGALIGSAGGTLAAHLGADARLHHVLAAGVLTVAGFVACRWVLDLRPTEDEEPPPRFALPPKSALLIGAVGFCAVFAEGASLDWSAVYLKDVLDTSAGLAAACTTGFTLTMAIARIAGDRVVDRFGAVRTVRISGIGAAFGALMVVVAPNPVVAMAGFGLLGLGIAVVVPLAFAAAGRSGPNPSQAIAGVATITYTSGLVAPSAIGTIAETTSLVVSFGVVTVLACGLVVFAGVLRAGDRTRAKVPEQVSPAAADPVRKS
- a CDS encoding thioesterase family protein, producing MTAVAPDLQPGSTGRLVPVQVHFDDLDALGMLHNARYPVLVERAWTTLWNERGLVFEGDWDAAGDFCNAVKELTVSYEAPVLRPGAYAVHLWIERLGNTGLTYGFRFCSADGATTYARGTRVLVRLDPGTLRPTRWSDRFRTCAQDLLPRD
- a CDS encoding solute carrier family 23 protein; protein product: MDLGVRWKLHGDGKVPAPGAVVRPDERLSWPRTIGLGAQHVVAMFGASFVAPVLMGLDPNLAIMMSGVATVIFLLATRGRVPSYLGCSLSFVGVAAVIRASGGSSATVTGAVFVVGVLVFFVGLAVQKFGARIIHAAMPPIVTGAAVMLIGFNLAPVTASTYWPTDQWTALLVMLFTGLAVVCLRGFWSRIAIFLGLIFGYVLSWLLDEIFGKIHSTNGGAQAVDHWRLDLSGVGKADWIGLPSFHAPSFEWSAILVALPVIIALIAENAGHVKAVGEMTGDNLDGKLGTAISADGVASMLSTAVGGPPNTTYSENIGVMAATRVYSTAAYWAAAGFALLFGLCPKFGAIVAAIPGGVLGGITVILYGMIGLLGAQIWINAKVDLRNPLNLVPAAAGIIIGVGNVSLKFTDNFSLSGIALGTIVVITGYHALRAMAPAHLKQQEPLLDQGTSTYDEKTADGR
- a CDS encoding DUF5995 family protein codes for the protein MAQLERITGARIPAQGVDSVIARMRAVAAHLPPQDGVAVFNRIYLSVTEAVDHAIDQGAHGGFPDRGAAVALDVRFAERYLTAVDAAAVEVRPPACWRPLLQFRSHPGVRPLQFALAGINAHIGHDLALAVVDTCRALDCEPAALEDEFDRVGDVLVSLEERIREELMPGPDLLQIADPLTHLLGSWSLERARDGAWAAARALWALRELPALHTEFAQRLDASAGLVGRMLLTPLPAFPG
- a CDS encoding LLM class F420-dependent oxidoreductase; this encodes MTTRLGLGLPQMRQYAIGRDIPDVARAAEATGYESLWVFERILYPEPARQGLYGIPGMPWPDGYRSVADPLVSLTLAAAATSTARLGTSVLVAPLHVPFQLARSLASLDAASGGRVVAGLGTGWSHDEYAAAGVAPFERRGRVLDELIEVCRAVWGPDPVAYEGELTTIAPSVVGPKPVRPVPILLPASSPKARRRLVDRADGWMPVGMGAEPLKRQWAQLRELAEERGRTEPLQSVLRVNTVRTREPYTGDDRRPFQGSVDQIVEDLVAHDEVGLDEILIDLQGPLRDAEELKDVAAEVYEKARAAGV
- a CDS encoding DUF4232 domain-containing protein, producing MRAQKFALAAVALTAGLALTACQDDGDAASASNDSAAASSSSSASTSSSAGSSSSSSASSSGTSSAGGSTSATGSGSSDDDAPGSGGGQINTGPCRTANLSFSTAHGMGEGDFMVAMKNTSDACYLKGFPGVDLKAGNGGGSISAGRTGVAPVSVVLKNGEETRFHLHYTPNNTGGSGVTITSLVVTPPNETHSRTLPVSLNLPASDKPSGGVTVDPVGTGKQ